One window of the Tetragenococcus koreensis genome contains the following:
- the ftsY gene encoding signal recognition particle-docking protein FtsY: MGLFDKIKHAFVKDKEEEKTEDTAQETVEEEEQTSEPVEESTESTESEEIPEETSEEISTDTDISVDEQLEEAEEIEETEPADAQKKYEKGLEKTRKTFKDRMNELFANFRSVDEDFFEEVEDTLIGADVGFDTSMRIADELRQEVKIKNAKKPAAVQNTIIEKLVDLYEEEGEKEVNELNEQPNGLSVFLFVGVNGTGKTTSIGKLAHQYKQEGKKVLLAAADTFRAGAIDQLIEWGARADVEVVYGNTGSDPASVVFDAMTKAKEEQADVLLIDTAGRLQNKVNLMNELDKIKRVIKREDPNAPHEVLLVVDATTGQNAMNQAKQFKETTDVTGLVLTKLDGTAKGGIVLAIRNELHLPVKLAGLGEGIDDLEVFDPNDFVVGLFKGLLQEE, encoded by the coding sequence ATGGGACTTTTTGATAAAATCAAACATGCCTTTGTAAAAGATAAAGAAGAAGAAAAAACAGAAGATACAGCTCAAGAAACTGTAGAAGAAGAGGAACAGACTAGCGAACCGGTCGAAGAGTCAACTGAGTCAACAGAATCAGAAGAAATACCGGAAGAAACTTCAGAAGAAATTTCTACAGACACTGATATTTCAGTTGATGAACAGCTAGAAGAAGCAGAAGAAATAGAAGAAACAGAACCTGCTGATGCGCAGAAAAAATATGAAAAAGGTCTAGAAAAAACGCGTAAAACCTTTAAAGACCGGATGAACGAGTTATTTGCTAATTTCCGCTCTGTGGATGAGGACTTTTTTGAAGAGGTAGAAGATACTTTGATTGGTGCAGATGTGGGCTTTGATACCTCTATGCGGATTGCTGACGAATTACGGCAAGAAGTGAAAATTAAAAATGCCAAGAAGCCTGCCGCTGTACAAAATACTATTATTGAAAAACTAGTGGACCTTTACGAAGAAGAAGGAGAAAAAGAAGTCAATGAGCTTAACGAACAGCCAAACGGCTTGTCTGTCTTCTTGTTCGTAGGTGTAAATGGAACAGGTAAAACGACGAGTATTGGAAAGCTTGCACATCAATACAAACAAGAAGGCAAAAAAGTACTACTGGCTGCTGCGGATACCTTCCGGGCTGGGGCTATTGATCAATTGATTGAATGGGGTGCACGTGCAGACGTTGAAGTTGTGTATGGCAATACAGGCAGTGACCCTGCTTCAGTCGTTTTTGATGCAATGACCAAAGCCAAAGAAGAACAAGCAGATGTTTTATTGATTGATACAGCCGGGCGCTTGCAAAATAAAGTTAATTTAATGAATGAACTAGATAAAATCAAACGGGTTATCAAGCGTGAAGATCCTAACGCTCCTCATGAAGTATTATTAGTCGTGGATGCTACAACTGGGCAAAATGCAATGAACCAAGCTAAACAATTTAAAGAAACCACTGACGTTACTGGTTTAGTATTGACGAAACTAGATGGGACAGCCAAAGGTGGGATTGTATTAGCCATCCGTAATGAACTGCATCTGCCGGTAAAATTAGCTGGCTTAGGTGAAGGTATTGATGACTTAGAAGTTTTTGATCCAAATGATTTTGTAGTAGGCTTATTTAAAGGACTTTTACAAGAAGAATAA
- the gshAB gene encoding bifunctional glutamate--cysteine ligase GshA/glutathione synthetase GshB, translating to MNIQPILTNKHLYPYLLKARYGIEKESQRVTKSGELVTTDYPKKLGNRSVHPYIQTDFAETQMELVTPITNSVPELFRWLAAIHDTVYRSMNPQEMLWPMSMPPALPKAEEDIVIAKLDNFEDVLYRRYLAKSYGRRKQMVSGIHFNFEFDDEMVRKMFELQDEYMNYYQFKTDIYLKVTRNYLHYRWLTTYFFGASPLSGPRYFNGHEHPEEPVRSIRNSQYGYKNHEDVKVTYRSIEEYVADIQQMVEEGKLSEEKEFYASVRLRGGKSVADLANKPVRYIELRNIDLDPYQPYGISEEEVEFLHIFMLFLLWTDEGADADDWVEQGEQLNNLIALESPLAQTACYDEAQRLLVEMRGFVEQTNLAVSTEIFDHLEEMLNDPAKTLAGRIYLESQKKSQKELAVQQGLSYYEKAWQAPYQLAGFTNMELSTQILMFDAIQKAVQVEVLDEQDQFLKLTVQKHNEYVKNGNMTSKDTYITPLIMENKTVTKKILQRAGFRVPQGKEFADKKTASLSYEEFRDKGIVVKPKSTNYGLGITVFKEGASEEEYTQAIDTALKEDDAVLVEEFLPGTEYRFFVVGDQVKAILLRVPANVTGDGKHTIKELVDQKNDDPLRGENHRTPLEKIQLGQSEQLVLREQGYKLESVPNKDETIYLRDNSNVSTGGDSIDMTGAFTDDYKKVAVKVAQALGATICGIDMIVTDINLPAKASNVYGIIEANFNPMMHMHCYPYEGKGRRLTMDILKLLYPDFVK from the coding sequence ATGAATATCCAACCAATTTTAACCAATAAACATTTATATCCTTATTTATTAAAAGCTCGGTACGGGATTGAAAAAGAAAGTCAACGAGTGACAAAGTCTGGTGAGCTGGTAACGACAGACTATCCTAAAAAGTTAGGAAATCGGAGTGTTCACCCCTATATTCAAACTGATTTTGCTGAAACACAGATGGAATTAGTGACGCCAATCACAAATAGTGTACCTGAACTTTTTCGCTGGTTAGCAGCGATTCATGATACGGTTTATCGTTCTATGAATCCCCAAGAGATGTTATGGCCAATGAGTATGCCGCCTGCATTACCTAAAGCAGAAGAAGACATCGTGATTGCCAAACTCGATAATTTTGAAGATGTATTGTATCGTCGCTATCTTGCAAAGTCTTATGGTCGACGTAAACAAATGGTTAGCGGTATTCATTTTAACTTTGAGTTCGACGATGAAATGGTTCGAAAAATGTTTGAACTACAAGATGAGTATATGAACTACTATCAATTTAAAACGGATATCTATTTAAAAGTTACACGAAATTATTTGCACTATCGATGGTTAACTACTTATTTCTTTGGTGCATCACCGCTAAGTGGTCCGCGTTACTTTAACGGCCACGAACATCCAGAAGAACCGGTTCGCAGTATTCGTAATAGTCAATACGGTTATAAAAACCATGAAGATGTAAAAGTGACCTATCGTTCAATTGAAGAATATGTAGCTGATATTCAACAAATGGTTGAAGAAGGAAAGCTTTCAGAGGAAAAAGAATTTTATGCATCTGTACGTTTAAGAGGCGGCAAAAGTGTAGCTGATTTAGCCAATAAACCTGTTCGTTATATCGAATTGCGCAATATTGATCTAGACCCTTACCAACCTTATGGGATTAGTGAAGAAGAAGTAGAGTTTCTACACATTTTTATGCTGTTTTTATTATGGACAGACGAAGGAGCAGATGCAGACGATTGGGTTGAACAAGGGGAGCAGCTGAATAATTTAATCGCCTTGGAATCACCTTTAGCCCAAACGGCTTGTTATGATGAAGCGCAGCGTCTACTGGTTGAGATGAGAGGCTTTGTTGAGCAAACCAATCTTGCTGTTTCAACTGAAATCTTTGATCATTTAGAAGAAATGTTAAATGATCCAGCTAAAACCTTGGCAGGAAGAATTTATTTAGAAAGTCAGAAAAAATCTCAAAAAGAATTGGCGGTTCAACAAGGGCTGTCCTATTATGAAAAAGCTTGGCAAGCGCCTTATCAGTTGGCTGGATTTACGAATATGGAACTTTCAACGCAAATTTTAATGTTTGACGCCATTCAAAAAGCAGTTCAAGTGGAAGTCTTAGATGAACAAGATCAATTTTTGAAATTAACTGTACAAAAACATAATGAATACGTTAAAAATGGCAATATGACGAGTAAAGATACCTATATTACACCTTTAATTATGGAAAATAAAACAGTTACTAAGAAAATTTTACAACGTGCTGGTTTTCGGGTGCCTCAAGGAAAAGAATTTGCTGATAAAAAAACAGCTAGTTTAAGTTATGAAGAATTTCGAGATAAGGGGATCGTTGTGAAACCCAAGTCCACCAATTACGGCTTAGGAATCACGGTTTTCAAAGAGGGAGCAAGTGAAGAGGAATATACACAGGCTATAGATACTGCGCTTAAAGAAGACGATGCGGTTTTAGTTGAAGAGTTTCTGCCAGGTACGGAGTATCGTTTTTTTGTGGTTGGCGATCAAGTAAAGGCGATTTTGCTGCGAGTCCCAGCTAACGTTACCGGTGATGGTAAACACACAATTAAGGAATTAGTTGACCAAAAAAATGATGATCCATTACGTGGGGAGAACCACCGCACGCCTTTAGAAAAAATCCAGCTAGGTCAAAGTGAACAATTAGTTTTGCGTGAACAAGGGTATAAGTTGGAGTCAGTGCCAAACAAAGACGAGACGATCTATCTTAGAGATAATTCGAATGTGTCTACTGGTGGCGATTCAATTGATATGACAGGTGCTTTTACTGATGATTATAAAAAAGTTGCAGTTAAGGTAGCGCAAGCGCTTGGAGCTACAATCTGTGGAATCGATATGATTGTTACAGATATTAACCTACCTGCTAAAGCTTCTAACGTTTATGGAATTATTGAAGCAAATTTTAATCCGATGATGCATATGCATTGCTACCCCTATGAAGGTAAAGGTCGACGTTTAACAATGGATATACTCAAACTTTTATATCCAGATTTTGTGAAATAA
- a CDS encoding beta-glucoside-specific PTS transporter subunit IIABC, whose protein sequence is MADNKETAKFVVEHIGGQENVDSLVHCATRLRFKLKDTSKVDEEALKNNPGVLTAVESGGQYQVVIGNHVAKVYQEIMNQYDIQSGDDHGNDAETSADEIKKSVRSKNPIAVVFEYISGTFSPLIPALAGSGMIKAILAVLTMFDWLGEESSTYAVLDAASNGLFYFFPVFIGISAAKFLKVNPYVGGVIGAGLLDPSFTSLMDVNQSLDFMGIPLIISDYAQTVFPMLVAIAFYAPLERFLKKYTPDTIQLFFVPMMGILIMVPLTALIFGPFSQYLSQAIANGLVSLLALSSVLTGVVFAAVWPFLVVLGVHWGITPIQLDNLARGGDPLNAMAAGATFAQMGIAFGIFLRYRKNKDLSSLSLAGTVSGIVAGVTEPILYGFILRYRRLIPILIVSSAVGGGLVGLFGAEMYSYAFNSVLTIPAYGPIPQYVFSVAVSFVVGTVLTFIFGLGKEADATIATESSNGGTNETAEEVEAEAEANDKEELVEGTQIDIASPLDGELIPLSALEDEVFSSEAMGQGDAIIPTDGKLVAPFDGKIASVFPTKHAIGLTDENGIELLIHIGMDTVQLEGKHFTNHVEKGQMIKQGDALITFDVAAIKEAGYSVVSPVIVTNTNDFKQVASEKSRHVTPGDKIMTVVK, encoded by the coding sequence ATGGCAGATAATAAAGAAACCGCTAAATTTGTTGTCGAGCACATTGGTGGTCAAGAAAATGTTGATTCACTGGTACATTGTGCGACACGGTTACGTTTTAAATTAAAAGATACAAGTAAAGTAGACGAAGAGGCGCTGAAAAACAATCCGGGCGTTTTAACCGCTGTTGAAAGCGGTGGACAATATCAAGTCGTGATTGGGAATCATGTAGCTAAAGTTTATCAAGAAATCATGAACCAATATGATATTCAATCAGGTGACGATCATGGAAATGATGCTGAAACAAGTGCAGATGAAATTAAAAAATCGGTTCGTTCGAAAAATCCAATTGCCGTTGTTTTTGAATATATCTCGGGAACGTTCTCACCACTTATTCCAGCTCTAGCTGGTTCAGGAATGATAAAGGCAATTTTAGCTGTATTGACAATGTTTGACTGGTTAGGTGAAGAAAGTTCTACTTATGCAGTGTTAGATGCTGCTTCTAATGGATTGTTTTACTTTTTCCCAGTCTTTATTGGGATTTCAGCTGCTAAGTTCTTAAAAGTCAATCCGTACGTTGGTGGCGTGATCGGAGCCGGCCTATTGGACCCTAGTTTTACTTCTTTAATGGATGTGAACCAAAGTTTAGATTTTATGGGGATTCCATTAATTATTTCTGATTATGCACAAACTGTTTTCCCCATGTTGGTCGCAATAGCTTTTTATGCGCCATTAGAAAGATTTTTGAAAAAATATACACCAGATACCATACAACTATTTTTTGTTCCTATGATGGGAATTTTGATTATGGTTCCACTAACTGCGTTGATTTTCGGACCGTTCTCACAATACCTAAGCCAAGCGATCGCCAATGGTTTAGTTTCCCTATTAGCTTTGTCTTCTGTATTAACCGGGGTTGTTTTTGCCGCTGTATGGCCATTCCTGGTTGTGCTAGGAGTGCATTGGGGGATTACGCCGATCCAATTGGATAACTTAGCTCGTGGTGGCGATCCATTAAACGCGATGGCTGCTGGTGCAACTTTCGCACAGATGGGGATTGCTTTTGGTATTTTCCTACGTTACCGGAAAAATAAAGACTTAAGTTCATTATCCCTTGCTGGAACCGTTTCTGGGATTGTAGCAGGTGTAACTGAACCCATTTTATATGGTTTTATTTTACGTTATCGCCGCTTGATTCCAATTTTAATTGTTTCATCAGCAGTAGGTGGCGGTTTAGTTGGTTTGTTTGGCGCTGAAATGTATAGCTATGCCTTCAATAGCGTTTTAACAATCCCCGCTTATGGGCCAATTCCACAATATGTGTTTAGTGTGGCGGTTTCTTTTGTTGTAGGAACGGTCTTGACCTTTATTTTTGGGCTAGGCAAAGAAGCAGATGCCACTATTGCAACAGAATCCTCTAACGGTGGCACTAACGAGACCGCTGAAGAAGTTGAAGCAGAAGCTGAAGCAAACGACAAAGAAGAATTAGTAGAAGGAACGCAAATTGACATTGCTTCCCCACTAGATGGCGAACTGATCCCGCTATCAGCCCTCGAAGATGAAGTATTTTCATCAGAAGCTATGGGACAAGGGGATGCGATTATTCCTACAGACGGGAAGTTAGTTGCGCCTTTTGATGGAAAAATTGCATCAGTTTTCCCTACCAAACACGCCATTGGTTTAACCGATGAAAATGGAATTGAATTATTAATTCATATTGGGATGGACACTGTACAACTAGAAGGAAAACACTTTACTAATCATGTAGAAAAAGGTCAAATGATCAAACAAGGGGATGCGTTGATCACATTTGATGTCGCAGCGATTAAAGAAGCAGGTTATTCTGTTGTATCTCCTGTTATCGTGACAAATACGAATGACTTTAAACAAGTAGCTAGTGAAAAATCTCGTCACGTAACACCAGGTGATAAAATTATGACAGTTGTTAAGTAA
- a CDS encoding GntR family transcriptional regulator has product MPKYKEVAQKIIQKINSNDMKQGDKLASIEELMKQFDVGKNTILNALTELEKQAYIYQVRGSGSFVRKHKREGYINITEVNGLRNNLQGFHLDAKLLDLKATKPTHEVMANLNIAENEEVYYVKRLRSIEGRKFSVEESYYLKSVVPYLNQQIVEDSIFNYLIDDLKIEPGFIDHFLRVGKLNKINADLLNLEPGDPTVLLESIFYLKNGQPFDYSIINYHYEESQFFIQGASYI; this is encoded by the coding sequence TTGCCTAAGTATAAGGAAGTTGCGCAGAAAATTATTCAAAAAATTAATTCAAATGATATGAAACAAGGTGACAAATTAGCAAGTATTGAAGAATTGATGAAACAATTTGATGTGGGGAAAAATACGATTTTAAACGCTCTAACTGAACTCGAAAAACAAGCCTATATTTATCAAGTTCGAGGTAGTGGTAGCTTTGTTAGAAAACATAAGCGAGAAGGTTATATCAATATTACAGAAGTTAATGGTTTGAGAAACAATTTACAAGGGTTTCATTTAGACGCTAAATTGCTCGATTTAAAAGCTACCAAGCCAACCCATGAGGTCATGGCTAATTTAAATATAGCTGAAAACGAAGAGGTTTACTATGTTAAACGACTACGATCAATTGAAGGCCGAAAATTTTCCGTTGAAGAATCTTATTACCTAAAGTCAGTGGTGCCTTATTTAAATCAGCAAATCGTTGAAGATTCGATCTTTAACTACCTGATTGATGATTTAAAAATTGAACCTGGTTTTATTGACCATTTTTTACGTGTAGGTAAATTGAATAAGATCAATGCTGATCTATTAAACTTAGAACCAGGCGATCCAACAGTTTTACTTGAGTCCATTTTCTACTTAAAAAATGGTCAGCCTTTTGACTATTCTATCATTAATTATCATTATGAAGAATCACAGTTTTTTATCCAAGGAGCAAGTTATATATAA
- a CDS encoding 6-phospho-beta-glucosidase: MSKLPKDFLWGGAVAAHQIEGGWKQDGKGPSVADVMTVGGPNKAREITETIEQDKFYPNHEAIDFYNRYKEDVKLFAEMGLKAFRTSINWTRIFPNGDDAEPNEAGLQFYDDLFDECLKYGIEPVVTLTHFEMPLNVAKNYGGFRNREVVDLFVRFAEVVFKRYKDKVKYWMTFNEINNMMDYTNPIFLWTNVGVQVKEGENAKEVMYTAAHHTLLASAIAVAKGKEINPSFQIGAMVSHVPIYPLNADPNNVMFAEESMHLRYFFPDVQVRGKYPNYALKEFEREGLNIPILEDDAEILANGKVDYLGFSYYMSNAVDINTGENEEEENIHGKIPYQVENPYLETSDWGWTIDPVGLRYTLNRFWDRYQVPLFIVENGLGAVDTVEEDGSIHDPERIDYLRKHIQEMIKAVNYDGVELMGYTPWGVIDLVSFTTGEMKKRYGMIYVDRDNEGNGTLERSKKDSFDWYKKVIETNGENLD, translated from the coding sequence ATGAGTAAACTACCAAAAGACTTTTTATGGGGCGGCGCTGTTGCTGCTCATCAGATCGAAGGCGGTTGGAAGCAAGATGGCAAAGGGCCGAGCGTTGCCGATGTAATGACAGTCGGGGGTCCGAATAAAGCGCGTGAGATTACCGAAACTATTGAACAGGATAAGTTTTATCCAAATCACGAAGCGATCGATTTTTATAATCGCTACAAAGAAGACGTTAAATTATTTGCAGAAATGGGACTCAAGGCGTTTAGAACATCCATTAATTGGACGCGAATTTTTCCTAATGGGGATGACGCGGAGCCTAATGAAGCGGGGCTACAGTTTTACGATGATTTGTTCGATGAATGCTTGAAATATGGCATTGAGCCCGTTGTTACACTGACTCATTTTGAAATGCCATTAAATGTAGCGAAAAATTATGGTGGATTTAGAAATCGTGAAGTGGTTGATCTATTTGTTCGTTTCGCAGAAGTCGTGTTTAAACGGTATAAAGATAAAGTGAAGTACTGGATGACTTTTAATGAAATTAATAATATGATGGATTATACGAATCCTATCTTCTTATGGACCAACGTTGGTGTACAGGTGAAAGAAGGCGAAAATGCTAAAGAAGTTATGTATACAGCAGCCCACCATACATTACTAGCGAGCGCCATAGCTGTAGCCAAAGGGAAAGAAATTAATCCTAGCTTCCAAATTGGTGCGATGGTTTCGCATGTGCCAATTTATCCATTAAACGCTGATCCTAACAATGTGATGTTTGCGGAAGAATCAATGCATTTACGTTATTTCTTCCCAGACGTACAAGTGCGGGGAAAATATCCTAATTATGCGTTAAAAGAATTTGAACGCGAAGGGTTAAATATTCCAATTTTAGAAGACGATGCTGAAATTTTGGCCAATGGTAAAGTTGATTATTTAGGTTTCAGCTATTATATGTCTAATGCGGTTGATATTAATACTGGAGAAAATGAAGAGGAAGAAAATATACATGGTAAGATCCCTTATCAAGTAGAAAATCCATATTTAGAAACTAGTGATTGGGGCTGGACGATTGATCCAGTAGGTTTGCGGTATACCTTAAATCGTTTTTGGGATAGATACCAAGTGCCACTATTTATCGTAGAAAACGGCCTGGGAGCTGTCGATACAGTGGAAGAAGATGGCAGTATTCATGATCCTGAACGTATCGATTATTTACGTAAACATATTCAAGAAATGATTAAAGCTGTTAACTACGATGGTGTTGAGTTAATGGGATACACGCCTTGGGGAGTTATCGACCTGGTTTCGTTTACTACAGGTGAAATGAAAAAACGTTACGGTATGATTTATGTCGATCGCGATAATGAAGGAAATGGAACGTTAGAACGTTCGAAAAAAGATTCTTTCGACTGGTATAAAAAAGTGATTGAAACCAATGGTGAAAATCTAGATTAA
- a CDS encoding Cof-type HAD-IIB family hydrolase yields the protein MIKLIAIDLDGTLLDGQKKISSRNKKALQKARAQGIKVVICTGRPLAGIRPYLEELDMQGTGDYSITFNGGLVQKNDTGEVVEKAAMKPEDVLDLIGLAEKLDLPLDVLSDEVVLSFPTSPQHLSIYPQLNPLLTFQAASVEELSAERLYNKAVVGYHQDYLDEQIAKIPEVYKDRYEVIKSRGNLLEFMPKGITKAFGIAALAKDLAFSPEEVMGIGDEENDLPMIEYAGYGVAMQNAVIQVKQKANIITASNDEDGVAQVVEKYALN from the coding sequence ATGATTAAATTAATTGCCATTGATTTAGATGGTACGTTACTAGATGGACAAAAAAAGATTTCTTCAAGAAACAAAAAAGCCTTACAAAAAGCTAGAGCACAAGGGATCAAAGTTGTTATTTGTACCGGACGGCCTCTAGCAGGTATTCGTCCTTACTTAGAAGAGTTAGATATGCAAGGTACGGGCGATTACAGTATTACTTTCAATGGTGGCTTAGTGCAAAAGAACGATACAGGAGAAGTCGTTGAAAAAGCAGCGATGAAACCAGAAGATGTTTTGGATCTAATTGGTTTAGCTGAAAAATTAGACTTACCTTTAGATGTATTGTCAGATGAAGTTGTTTTATCATTTCCGACTTCACCCCAACATTTATCGATCTATCCGCAGTTAAATCCACTTTTAACTTTTCAAGCAGCCTCTGTTGAGGAACTATCAGCGGAACGTTTGTATAATAAAGCAGTGGTAGGGTACCATCAGGATTACCTAGATGAGCAAATCGCTAAAATCCCTGAAGTTTATAAGGACCGCTACGAAGTGATTAAATCACGCGGAAATTTATTAGAATTTATGCCTAAGGGTATCACTAAGGCATTTGGCATCGCTGCTTTAGCTAAAGATTTAGCTTTTTCCCCTGAAGAAGTAATGGGAATTGGCGATGAAGAAAATGATTTACCGATGATTGAGTACGCTGGCTACGGTGTGGCAATGCAAAATGCTGTAATTCAGGTCAAACAAAAAGCCAATATCATTACAGCCTCCAATGATGAAGACGGGGTTGCTCAAGTTGTCGAAAAATACGCACTTAACTAA